Proteins from one Juglans microcarpa x Juglans regia isolate MS1-56 chromosome 6S, Jm3101_v1.0, whole genome shotgun sequence genomic window:
- the LOC121237751 gene encoding TPD1 protein homolog 1-like, translating into MRDPSFSSSFSKLRILTVLALAATTLLMFFRVVVLMSPLLLSGVRRSSLVLFDNENSTTLITALHRNLLLHDGERPAGMKETNRMWGERCSKEDIEVSQGPTAPLPSGIPTYTVEIMNVCFTECDISGIHLSCGWFSSAHLINPNIFKRLGYDDCLVNDGKPLIYGSILSFQYANTYPYPLSVSTVVCV; encoded by the exons ATGAGAGATCCTTCCTTCTCCTCGTCGTTCTCGAAACTCCGAATCCTCACTGTACTGGCTTTAGCAGCGACGACGCTGTTAATGTTCTTCCGTGTCGTCGTATTAATGTCGCCTCTGCTTCTGTCAG GTGTGAGGAGGAGCTCCTTGGTCCTCTTCGACAATGAAAACTCCACGACGCTGATCACTGCACTGCATCGCAACCTTCTTCTTCATGATGGTGAGAGAC CAGCAGGAATGAAGGAAACGAACCGGATGTGGGGGGAAAGGTGTAGCAAGGAGGACATAGAAGTGAGCCAAGGCCCCACAGCCCCACTCCCAAGTGGCATTCCCACCTACACCGTAGAGATCATGAATGTCTGCTTCACAGAATGCGACATTTCCGGCATTCATTTGAGCTGTGGATGGTTCAGCTCTGCCCACCTCATCAACCCTAACATCTTCAAGAGGCTTGGCTACGACGATTGCCTTGTCAATGACGGCAAGCCCTTGATCTATGGCTCTATCCTCTCTTTCCAGTATGCCAATACTTACCCCTACCCACTTTCCGTCTCCACGGTTGTCTGCGTTTAA